The following are encoded together in the Dickeya lacustris genome:
- a CDS encoding LysR family transcriptional regulator, giving the protein MTAVSLRHIEIFHAVMTTGNLTEAAVLLNTSQPTVSRELARFEHLVQMPLFERIRGRLHPTAQGLQLFEEVQHSYYGLERIINAAQDIRQFRQAPLSVACLPVFSQSLLPEVCQPLLARYPELNLHVIPQESPLLEEWLSAQRHDLGLTENLNTPAGTERQTLMELNEVCVLPIGHALARKAVLTPEDFLDQPFVSLSSTDSYRQLLDQQFEQAGVARRLVLDTHSAASVCAMVRAGVGVSIVNPLTAVDYASSGAVAVRRFSIDVPFTVSLIRPLHRPASALVAQFTGQLIAFAEKFPARLQHALAANPR; this is encoded by the coding sequence ATGACCGCTGTCTCCCTGCGCCACATCGAGATTTTTCACGCGGTGATGACCACCGGCAACCTGACGGAAGCCGCCGTGCTGCTTAACACCTCGCAGCCCACCGTCAGCCGCGAGCTGGCACGCTTCGAGCATCTGGTGCAGATGCCGCTGTTCGAGCGTATTCGCGGGCGATTACACCCCACCGCACAGGGGTTACAGTTATTTGAGGAAGTGCAGCACTCTTATTACGGGCTGGAGCGCATCATCAACGCCGCGCAGGATATCCGCCAGTTCCGGCAAGCGCCGCTGTCGGTAGCTTGCCTGCCAGTGTTCTCCCAGTCGTTACTGCCCGAGGTGTGCCAGCCATTGCTGGCACGCTACCCCGAACTCAACTTGCACGTCATTCCGCAAGAATCGCCGCTGCTGGAAGAGTGGTTATCGGCCCAACGCCACGATCTGGGGCTAACGGAAAATCTGAATACGCCCGCTGGCACCGAGCGGCAAACGCTGATGGAACTCAACGAGGTCTGTGTACTGCCTATCGGCCATGCACTGGCGCGCAAGGCGGTGCTGACGCCGGAGGATTTCCTCGACCAGCCGTTCGTCAGCCTCTCCAGCACCGACAGTTATCGGCAATTGCTTGACCAACAGTTTGAGCAAGCCGGTGTTGCCAGGCGGCTGGTGTTGGATACCCACAGCGCCGCCTCGGTGTGCGCGATGGTGCGCGCTGGCGTCGGGGTGTCTATCGTTAATCCGCTGACGGCGGTAGATTACGCCAGCAGCGGCGCAGTGGCGGTACGCCGCTTTAGTATTGATGTTCCCTTTACCGTCAGCCTGATTCGCCCGCTGCACCGCCCGGCCTCGGCGCTGGTGGCGCAATTCACCGGGCAGTTAATTGCCTTTGCCGAAAAATTCCCTGCGAGGTTACAGCACGCGTTGGCAGCTAATCCGCGCTGA
- the lysA gene encoding diaminopimelate decarboxylase: MPHDLNNLSHALNVQSLRALPAQFGCPLWAYDAATIVERIGQLRQFDTIRFAQKACSNLHILALMRQQGVKVDSVSLGEIERALAAGFEPGTDAHEIVFTADVLDDATLQRVHELAIPVNAGSIDMLHQLGERSPGHPVWLRINPGFGHGHSQKTNTGGENSKHGIWYADLPQALEALSRYRLKLIGVHMHIGSGVDYRHLEQVCEAMVQQVLAVGQDLEAISAGGGLSIPYHHGGESIDTQHYYGLWNRAREQIAAHLGHPVTLEIEPGRFLVAESGVLVAQVRAVKDMGSRHFVLVDAGFSDLMRPAMYGSYHHITLLPGDGRDLSQSALHDTVVAGPLCESGDVFTQQAGGGVETIALPSAQVGDYLVFHDTGAYGASMSSNYNSRPLIAEVLFEQGQPRLIRRRQTLDELLALERV, encoded by the coding sequence ATGCCACACGATCTGAATAACCTCTCTCATGCGCTAAACGTGCAAAGCCTGCGTGCGCTGCCTGCCCAATTTGGTTGCCCGCTGTGGGCTTATGATGCCGCCACTATCGTTGAGCGCATCGGCCAGTTGCGCCAGTTCGATACCATCCGTTTCGCGCAGAAAGCCTGTTCCAACCTGCATATTCTGGCGTTGATGCGCCAGCAGGGTGTTAAGGTGGATTCGGTGTCGCTTGGCGAAATCGAACGGGCGCTGGCCGCCGGTTTTGAACCGGGCACTGACGCACACGAGATAGTGTTTACCGCCGATGTGCTGGATGACGCCACGCTGCAACGGGTGCATGAGCTGGCTATTCCGGTGAACGCCGGTTCTATCGATATGCTGCATCAACTGGGCGAGCGCTCGCCGGGCCACCCGGTGTGGCTGCGTATTAACCCCGGTTTTGGCCATGGGCACAGCCAGAAGACCAATACCGGCGGTGAAAACAGCAAACACGGTATCTGGTATGCCGATTTACCGCAGGCGCTGGAGGCGTTGAGCCGTTACCGCCTGAAACTCATCGGCGTCCATATGCACATTGGCTCCGGCGTCGATTACCGGCATCTGGAGCAGGTTTGTGAGGCGATGGTGCAGCAGGTGCTGGCCGTCGGGCAGGATCTGGAGGCGATTTCTGCCGGTGGTGGCTTGTCGATTCCCTATCACCACGGCGGCGAGAGTATTGATACCCAACACTATTACGGCCTGTGGAACCGCGCGCGCGAGCAGATTGCCGCTCATCTGGGGCATCCGGTGACATTAGAAATCGAGCCGGGGCGTTTTCTGGTGGCGGAGTCTGGCGTACTGGTGGCGCAGGTGCGTGCGGTAAAAGACATGGGCAGCCGTCATTTCGTGCTGGTGGATGCCGGATTTAGTGACCTGATGCGCCCGGCGATGTACGGCAGTTATCACCACATTACGCTGTTGCCGGGCGACGGGCGTGACCTGAGCCAGTCCGCATTGCACGATACGGTGGTGGCGGGGCCGCTGTGCGAGTCCGGCGATGTGTTCACCCAGCAGGCCGGTGGCGGTGTGGAGACGATAGCCCTGCCATCGGCACAGGTCGGTGACTATTTAGTGTTTCATGATACCGGCGCGTACGGCGCGTCGATGTCGTCCAACTACAACAGTCGCCCGCTGATTGCCGAAGTGCTGTTTGAGCAAGGCCAGCCTAGGCTGATTCGCCGCCGCCAGACGCTGGACGAGCTGCTGGCGCTGGAGCGCGTCTAA
- a CDS encoding ABC transporter permease, with the protein MSQTVSRTERRYHLAVVWLILLILILPLLATLGYALATEWGATILPNGLTLRWFTELWLDSRFLVALGHSLLICLGALVFSLLLVLPAMFVIAWAFPALDGLMNVLILLPFAVPPVVSSVGLLQLYSAAPLALTGTPWILIGCYFTIALPFIYRAIANNMQAINLQELLDAAHLLGASTWQAALWVVLPNLRKGVMVAVLLSFSFLIGEFVFANLLAGTNYETLQVYLYNKRNDSGHFTSALVISYFLVVLLVTWLANALNRRQ; encoded by the coding sequence ATGTCGCAAACCGTGTCGCGAACTGAACGCCGTTACCACCTGGCGGTGGTGTGGTTGATATTGCTGATTCTGATACTGCCGCTGCTCGCCACGCTCGGTTATGCGCTGGCGACCGAGTGGGGGGCGACCATTTTGCCCAATGGGTTGACCCTGAGATGGTTTACGGAACTGTGGCTCGATAGCCGCTTTTTGGTCGCGCTGGGCCATTCACTGCTGATTTGCCTGGGCGCGCTGGTGTTCTCGCTGCTGCTGGTGTTACCTGCCATGTTCGTCATTGCCTGGGCGTTTCCGGCGCTCGATGGGCTGATGAACGTGCTGATTTTGCTGCCGTTCGCGGTGCCGCCGGTGGTGTCATCGGTCGGGCTGTTGCAGCTCTATTCTGCCGCGCCGCTGGCGCTGACCGGCACGCCGTGGATTCTTATTGGCTGCTATTTCACCATCGCGCTGCCGTTTATTTACCGCGCTATTGCCAACAACATGCAGGCCATCAACCTGCAAGAGCTGCTGGACGCCGCGCACCTGCTCGGTGCCAGCACCTGGCAAGCGGCGCTGTGGGTGGTGCTGCCTAACCTGCGTAAAGGGGTGATGGTGGCGGTCTTGCTGTCGTTTTCATTCCTGATAGGCGAGTTTGTGTTTGCCAACCTGCTGGCGGGCACTAACTACGAAACCTTGCAGGTCTATCTCTATAACAAACGCAATGACAGCGGGCATTTCACCAGCGCGCTGGTTATCTCCTATTTTCTGGTGGTGCTGCTGGTGACTTGGCTGGCGAATGCGCTGAACCGCAGGCAATAA
- a CDS encoding ABC transporter ATP-binding protein — protein sequence MAYLDVMNLNKHYGPTRVFQDIHFSADEGEFVTLLGPSGCGKSTLLRCLAGLTSVDSGNILLQGRDIVPLSPQQRDIGMVFQNYALFPNMTVEGNVAFGLKMQKLPAVEIHNRVEEVLALVELGDYARRYPHQLSGGQCQRVALARSLVTRPRLLLLDEPLSALDARIRRHLREQIRRIQQELKLTAIFVTHDQEEALTLSDRIVLMNKGEIVQNGDAESLYTQPANLFAAGFIGSYNLLNADEATSLTGGQFAGQVALRPESVRLCAPEQGLAGEILGHSLLGNVVRYRVRISGVALSVDVLNRSVADLYPAGSRVGVQIDLDALREVA from the coding sequence ATGGCTTACCTTGATGTGATGAATTTGAATAAGCACTACGGGCCAACCCGGGTGTTTCAGGATATCCACTTTTCGGCGGATGAAGGTGAGTTCGTCACGCTGTTAGGGCCGAGTGGCTGCGGTAAATCGACGCTGCTGCGCTGCCTGGCCGGGTTAACGTCGGTCGATAGCGGCAACATTCTGCTGCAAGGGCGTGACATCGTGCCGCTGTCGCCGCAACAGCGTGATATCGGCATGGTGTTCCAGAACTACGCACTGTTTCCCAACATGACCGTGGAAGGCAATGTGGCGTTTGGCCTGAAGATGCAGAAGCTGCCTGCCGTCGAGATTCACAACCGGGTCGAGGAAGTGCTGGCGCTGGTGGAATTGGGCGATTATGCCCGTCGTTATCCGCATCAGTTGTCCGGCGGCCAGTGTCAGCGCGTGGCGCTGGCCCGTTCGCTGGTGACGCGTCCACGTTTGCTGCTGCTCGATGAACCCCTGTCGGCGTTGGATGCGCGTATTCGTCGCCACCTGCGTGAGCAGATTCGCCGCATCCAGCAGGAACTGAAGCTGACCGCCATTTTCGTTACGCACGATCAAGAAGAGGCGCTGACGTTATCCGATCGTATCGTACTGATGAACAAAGGCGAAATCGTGCAAAACGGCGATGCCGAATCGCTCTACACCCAACCGGCTAACCTGTTCGCCGCTGGATTCATCGGCAGCTATAACCTGTTGAACGCCGACGAAGCAACGAGCCTGACCGGTGGGCAGTTTGCCGGCCAGGTGGCGCTGCGCCCGGAGTCGGTGCGCCTGTGCGCGCCGGAGCAGGGGCTGGCCGGGGAAATCCTTGGCCACAGCCTGCTTGGTAACGTTGTACGCTACCGGGTGCGCATCAGCGGCGTGGCGCTGTCGGTGGATGTGCTCAACCGCTCGGTGGCGGACTTATACCCGGCTGGCAGCCGGGTCGGGGTGCAGATTGACCTCGATGCGCTACGTGAGGTGGCGTAA
- a CDS encoding LacI family DNA-binding transcriptional regulator, with amino-acid sequence MMTMLDVARHAGVSKATVSRVLNGTGQVKQSTRDAVFKAMEELGYRPNFLARSLAQRSSSSLGLVVSNFDGPYFGRLLRRAAERTETSGKHLIVTDGHDTPEDEQQAVQLLADRRCDAIVLYTRHMSDTALMALLERSAVPIVVINRHLPLAPERCVWFEQQRAVFQLTDYLVQQGHREIACITGPINTPTARARLVGYRQALAHHRIAYEPLRVIHGDNLVPGGYQAVRELLAHEVSFSALFCSNDDMCIGAMKALSEQGKRLPADVSLFGFDDIPSAAYLRPALSTVHLPIEEMISAAISQALKLSQGETVSAIAPFTGTLRLRESVSKGPYAR; translated from the coding sequence ATGATGACCATGCTTGATGTGGCAAGGCATGCCGGCGTATCCAAAGCCACGGTATCACGGGTGCTCAACGGCACAGGCCAGGTGAAGCAAAGTACGCGTGATGCCGTATTCAAAGCGATGGAAGAGCTGGGCTATCGCCCCAACTTTCTGGCGCGTTCGCTGGCGCAGCGCAGTTCCAGCAGCCTTGGGTTAGTGGTCTCCAATTTCGACGGCCCTTATTTTGGCCGCCTGTTGCGCCGCGCCGCAGAACGCACCGAAACCAGCGGTAAACACCTGATCGTCACCGACGGCCACGATACGCCGGAAGACGAGCAACAGGCGGTGCAATTACTGGCCGATCGCCGCTGCGACGCCATTGTGCTCTATACCCGTCATATGTCGGATACCGCGCTGATGGCGCTACTGGAGCGCTCGGCGGTGCCTATCGTGGTCATCAACCGGCATTTACCGCTGGCACCAGAGCGCTGCGTCTGGTTTGAGCAACAGCGGGCGGTATTCCAGTTGACCGATTACCTGGTACAGCAAGGGCACCGTGAAATCGCCTGTATCACTGGCCCCATCAACACGCCAACGGCGCGCGCCCGGCTGGTCGGCTATCGTCAGGCGCTGGCTCACCATCGCATCGCATACGAACCTCTGCGGGTTATCCATGGCGATAATTTGGTGCCCGGCGGATATCAGGCGGTACGGGAACTGCTGGCCCATGAAGTGAGTTTTAGCGCGCTGTTTTGCAGCAATGACGATATGTGCATCGGGGCAATGAAAGCATTATCCGAACAAGGCAAACGGTTGCCTGCGGATGTGTCGCTGTTCGGCTTTGATGATATCCCCAGCGCCGCTTATCTGCGCCCGGCGCTGTCCACCGTACATTTACCGATTGAAGAGATGATCAGCGCCGCGATATCGCAGGCGCTGAAATTATCACAAGGGGAAACCGTCAGCGCGATCGCCCCCTTTACCGGCACATTAAGACTGCGTGAATCGGTGAGCAAAGGGCCTTATGCCCGCTAA
- a CDS encoding PTS sugar transporter subunit IIC produces the protein MSFQDRAIDSLGSFANQFNSLRYIMAIKASFITLMPVIIVGAFSVLISNMVLDPKNGLASFALFSFLAPLKPIMSGINYATLNFLTIGAVFLIGIELGKINGSRSLFPGLLAVICFISITPTTIDMVINGQTLPVKDVLARQFSDTKSLFLGMFIAIASVEIYSKLESVDRLRIKMPDSVPPNVSASFSALIPAIITVTLVATFGFTFQKVTGMYLYDAIYMVVQQPLESVVQSLPGLLILMFVAQLFWVIGIHGNQMIKPIREPLLLGAIAVNMTAFEQGHEVPNIITMPFWDVYMSIGGSGLTIGLLLAVMIASKRREMKEIAKISFGPGVFNINEPVIFGMPIMLNPILAIPFIITPLVTGTIGYFATSMGFAGKAVVMVPWTTPPLINAWLSTAGSMGAVATQVVCIIVATLIYLPFVKVASRRAEQAQREAELEAAAQANALK, from the coding sequence ATGTCATTCCAGGATAGGGCCATCGATTCACTCGGGTCGTTCGCCAACCAGTTCAACAGCCTGAGATACATCATGGCGATCAAAGCCTCGTTCATCACGCTGATGCCGGTGATCATCGTGGGCGCGTTCTCTGTATTGATCTCCAACATGGTGCTGGACCCGAAGAACGGGCTGGCGAGTTTCGCTCTGTTTTCATTTCTGGCACCGCTCAAACCGATCATGAGCGGTATTAACTACGCTACGCTGAACTTCCTCACTATCGGCGCGGTGTTCCTGATAGGCATCGAGCTTGGCAAGATCAACGGCTCTCGTAGCCTGTTCCCCGGCTTGCTGGCGGTGATCTGCTTTATTTCTATTACCCCGACCACCATTGATATGGTGATAAACGGCCAGACGCTGCCGGTGAAAGACGTGCTGGCGCGCCAGTTCTCCGACACCAAGAGCCTGTTTCTCGGCATGTTTATCGCCATTGCGTCGGTGGAAATCTACTCGAAGCTGGAATCGGTAGACCGGCTGCGCATCAAGATGCCAGATAGCGTGCCGCCGAATGTGTCCGCGTCGTTTTCGGCGCTGATCCCGGCGATCATCACCGTCACGCTGGTCGCGACCTTCGGGTTTACCTTCCAGAAAGTGACCGGCATGTACCTGTATGACGCCATCTATATGGTGGTGCAACAGCCGCTGGAGTCGGTCGTGCAGAGCCTGCCGGGGCTGTTGATTCTGATGTTCGTGGCGCAACTGTTCTGGGTTATCGGTATTCACGGTAACCAGATGATCAAACCGATTCGCGAACCGCTGTTGCTAGGGGCGATTGCGGTGAACATGACCGCGTTTGAGCAGGGGCATGAAGTACCGAACATCATCACCATGCCGTTCTGGGACGTGTACATGAGTATCGGCGGGTCTGGGTTGACCATCGGGTTGCTGCTGGCGGTGATGATCGCCTCTAAACGTCGCGAAATGAAAGAGATCGCCAAGATTTCCTTCGGCCCAGGTGTCTTCAACATCAATGAACCGGTGATTTTCGGCATGCCTATCATGCTCAACCCGATTCTGGCTATCCCGTTCATCATCACGCCGCTGGTGACCGGCACCATCGGTTACTTCGCCACCAGCATGGGCTTTGCCGGTAAAGCGGTGGTGATGGTGCCCTGGACTACGCCGCCGTTGATTAACGCCTGGCTGTCTACCGCCGGTTCGATGGGGGCGGTTGCGACACAGGTGGTGTGCATCATCGTCGCCACCCTGATTTACCTGCCGTTTGTCAAAGTGGCGTCTCGTCGTGCTGAGCAGGCGCAGCGTGAGGCGGAGTTAGAGGCCGCGGCACAGGCCAATGCATTGAAATAA
- a CDS encoding GNAT family N-acetyltransferase encodes MTTMETTPTIGSPVSIGYLADYPHFETQVVDWLWQAFGDGLSRDFFASVVHHSMDKRALPLTFVALAGDQLVGTVGLWRCDLISRQDLTPWLAALYVDERYRDRGLGADLQRFVIECSRERGFDSLYLYASFSGYYERHGWRYIGDAPEYPDKQVRLYHRALR; translated from the coding sequence ATGACGACAATGGAAACTACGCCAACGATAGGATCTCCTGTCTCAATTGGCTATCTGGCGGATTACCCGCATTTCGAGACGCAGGTCGTCGACTGGCTGTGGCAGGCATTTGGCGACGGGCTGAGTCGGGATTTTTTTGCCAGCGTGGTGCACCACAGCATGGACAAGCGCGCGCTGCCGCTGACGTTCGTGGCGCTGGCAGGCGACCAACTGGTCGGTACGGTCGGGCTGTGGCGCTGTGATTTGATAAGCCGTCAGGATTTAACCCCGTGGCTGGCGGCGCTGTATGTGGACGAACGCTACCGTGATCGCGGTCTGGGGGCGGATCTTCAGCGTTTTGTCATCGAATGCAGCCGCGAACGCGGTTTTGACTCTCTCTACCTGTACGCCAGTTTCAGCGGTTACTACGAGCGCCACGGCTGGCGTTACATCGGCGACGCACCCGAATACCCCGATAAACAGGTGCGGTTGTACCACCGCGCGTTAAGGTAA
- a CDS encoding PTS sugar transporter subunit IIB: protein MKRIVLACSAGMSTSLVVTKMEKEAAARGMEYQIYAIPEQNLRDELQTYGNDIIAVLLGPQVRFKLAENKKLTDEYHIPIAVIDSVAYGTLNGAKVLDQALSLVN from the coding sequence ATGAAACGGATCGTACTGGCCTGCTCAGCAGGCATGTCTACCTCGCTGGTGGTGACCAAAATGGAAAAAGAAGCCGCGGCGCGGGGTATGGAATATCAGATTTACGCTATCCCGGAACAGAACCTGCGTGATGAATTGCAGACTTACGGCAATGACATTATCGCCGTGCTGCTGGGGCCGCAGGTGCGCTTTAAGCTGGCGGAAAACAAAAAACTGACCGACGAGTATCACATTCCTATCGCCGTTATCGACTCGGTGGCCTACGGCACCCTGAACGGTGCAAAGGTACTCGATCAGGCGCTGAGTTTGGTAAACTGA
- a CDS encoding PTS lactose/cellobiose transporter subunit IIA, with protein sequence MELDMEQTVMELLINAGEARSSAMMAIQAARAQDWAQADAQLLASQEAAKAAHQIQTRLIGLDEGEGKVPVNLIMVHAQDHLMTAMLCRDLAQEMVLLRKELFGRSSA encoded by the coding sequence ATGGAATTGGATATGGAACAGACGGTGATGGAACTGCTGATCAACGCAGGCGAAGCGCGTTCCAGCGCCATGATGGCGATTCAGGCCGCCCGAGCGCAGGACTGGGCACAGGCCGACGCACAGCTGCTGGCCTCACAGGAGGCGGCGAAAGCGGCCCACCAGATCCAGACCCGGCTGATCGGGCTGGATGAGGGCGAAGGCAAAGTGCCGGTTAATCTGATCATGGTACACGCGCAGGATCACCTGATGACCGCCATGCTATGTCGGGATCTGGCGCAAGAGATGGTATTGCTGCGCAAGGAGCTGTTCGGCCGCTCATCGGCCTGA
- a CDS encoding glycoside hydrolase family 1 protein, with protein MSKVSMTLPEGFILGAAASAWQTEGWSGKKNGQDSYLDLWYKRDRQVWHNGYGPAVATDFYNRYREDVALMKQTGLTHFRTSINWSRFMLDYENGVVDEEYAAYIDNLIDEMQREGIEPMLCLEHYELPAVLFEKYQGWSSKQVVEWFVQYADAVFARYAGKVKRWFTFNEPIVVQTRVYLDAVRYPYQQDTGTWMQWNHHKNLATAKVVQRFRDKGYHLQGGSIGVILNPEVTYPRSSAAHDVEAARLYDLFYNRVFLDPALKGEYPAELLALLEKHQVKWDYDAQELAIIRANTVDEVGINLYYPHRVKAPSRAWNSNTPFHPAYYYEHFELPGRRMNKSRGWEINPRIIYDMAMRLKDEYGNVPWFVSENGMGIENEGQFKDSHGVIQDDYRIAFIAEHLYWTLKAREDGANCQGYMLWAFTDNVSPMNAFKNRYGLIEIDLEHDRQRRAKKSAGWFRQVRDSGVLAFELDDEEK; from the coding sequence ATGAGCAAGGTATCAATGACCCTGCCTGAGGGCTTTATTCTGGGGGCGGCGGCGTCCGCCTGGCAGACCGAGGGGTGGTCAGGCAAGAAAAACGGGCAGGATTCCTATCTGGACCTGTGGTACAAGCGGGATCGTCAGGTGTGGCACAACGGTTACGGCCCGGCTGTCGCCACCGATTTCTATAACCGCTACCGTGAAGACGTGGCGCTGATGAAGCAGACCGGGCTGACGCACTTTCGTACCTCGATTAACTGGTCGCGCTTCATGCTGGATTATGAAAACGGCGTGGTGGATGAAGAGTACGCCGCTTACATCGATAATCTGATCGACGAAATGCAGCGTGAAGGCATCGAACCGATGCTGTGCTTAGAGCACTATGAGCTCCCGGCGGTGCTGTTCGAGAAATATCAGGGCTGGTCGTCGAAGCAGGTGGTGGAGTGGTTCGTGCAGTACGCCGACGCGGTATTTGCCCGCTACGCCGGTAAGGTCAAACGCTGGTTTACCTTTAATGAGCCGATTGTGGTGCAGACCCGCGTGTATCTGGATGCGGTGCGCTACCCTTATCAGCAGGATACCGGCACCTGGATGCAGTGGAACCACCATAAAAACCTGGCGACGGCCAAAGTGGTGCAACGGTTTCGCGACAAAGGTTACCACCTGCAAGGGGGCAGCATCGGGGTGATCCTGAACCCGGAAGTCACCTATCCGCGCTCCAGTGCCGCGCATGATGTTGAGGCGGCGCGCCTGTATGACCTGTTCTATAACCGAGTCTTTCTCGACCCGGCGCTGAAAGGCGAATACCCGGCGGAATTACTGGCGCTGCTGGAAAAGCATCAGGTGAAGTGGGATTACGACGCGCAAGAGCTGGCGATTATCCGCGCCAATACCGTGGATGAGGTGGGTATTAATCTCTACTACCCGCACCGGGTCAAAGCCCCCAGCCGGGCCTGGAACAGCAACACGCCGTTCCACCCAGCTTACTATTACGAGCATTTCGAATTGCCCGGCCGCCGGATGAATAAGTCGCGCGGTTGGGAGATCAACCCCCGCATTATTTACGACATGGCGATGCGCCTGAAGGATGAATACGGCAACGTGCCCTGGTTTGTGTCGGAAAACGGTATGGGGATTGAAAATGAAGGCCAGTTCAAAGACAGCCACGGCGTGATACAGGACGACTACCGTATTGCGTTTATCGCCGAGCATCTTTACTGGACGCTAAAAGCACGCGAAGACGGTGCCAACTGCCAGGGTTATATGCTGTGGGCGTTTACTGACAATGTGTCGCCGATGAACGCCTTTAAAAACCGTTACGGCCTGATTGAAATCGATCTGGAACACGATCGGCAGCGCAGAGCGAAGAAATCAGCCGGATGGTTCCGACAGGTACGGGACAGCGGCGTGCTGGCGTTCGAACTGGACGATGAAGAGAAATAG
- a CDS encoding FCD domain-containing protein, whose translation MTKVVVLQDRKQYQEIGGDLREKIQQGEYPVGSRLPPERNIAETYGVSRTIVREALLMLELEGTVDIRQGSGVYVLRVPSAEEPSPNAQNRIGAFEMLQARQLLESNIAAFAARMATRNDIDILRRTLEQEQAAIAANDYRSDFDKIFHLQVAGATQNQMLLETVSNIWSCRDESPIWQQLYSHVGNHGYRLKWLADHQTILAALRRRDVSGSYQAMWQHLENVKTTLMEISDAEAPEFDGYLFDSVPIFQGKLV comes from the coding sequence GTGACGAAGGTTGTGGTTCTACAAGACAGAAAGCAATACCAGGAAATAGGGGGTGACCTGCGGGAGAAAATCCAGCAGGGGGAGTACCCGGTCGGGTCGCGTCTTCCGCCAGAGCGGAATATTGCGGAGACCTATGGCGTAAGCCGTACCATCGTGCGTGAAGCCTTGCTGATGCTGGAGCTGGAAGGAACGGTGGATATCCGCCAGGGGTCCGGGGTGTACGTGTTACGAGTGCCGTCGGCGGAAGAGCCGTCCCCGAACGCGCAAAACCGTATCGGCGCGTTTGAAATGTTGCAGGCGCGCCAACTGCTGGAAAGCAACATTGCCGCGTTTGCCGCCCGCATGGCGACCCGCAATGATATTGATATCCTGCGGCGCACGTTGGAGCAGGAACAGGCGGCTATCGCCGCCAACGATTACCGCAGCGATTTCGATAAAATCTTTCACTTGCAGGTAGCAGGGGCGACCCAAAACCAGATGCTGTTGGAAACTGTCAGCAATATCTGGTCTTGCCGGGACGAAAGCCCTATCTGGCAACAGCTATACAGCCATGTGGGCAACCACGGTTACCGGCTGAAATGGCTGGCGGATCACCAGACGATACTGGCGGCGCTGCGTCGTCGCGACGTCAGCGGGTCGTATCAGGCGATGTGGCAGCATCTGGAAAACGTCAAAACCACACTGATGGAAATTTCGGACGCCGAAGCGCCGGAGTTTGACGGCTACCTGTTCGATTCTGTGCCCATTTTTCAGGGAAAACTGGTCTGA